The Montipora capricornis isolate CH-2021 chromosome 1, ASM3666992v2, whole genome shotgun sequence genome contains a region encoding:
- the LOC138018133 gene encoding spidroin-1-like isoform X1 gives MNIRLLLACLALCLSQAVLSAPLDASQKPGEEQANQTSSKSINLEDKVKEAVKKAELDASLAAEDAVRHGHKAESRVTNDKDSSEEAEGSTDHVTVDNKPTLHTRTHALENEDDDEGNNSKRVKEHKVNRKPSRKMLGLGGFGDLGGNNNDYKEDTRLEDRLAMEAEEEKKYETGEGYGAGGGGGGGGTGWDEASKGVNWATNIQRQDAAEKQSIQAQVASESAHELDEIQRAIAAESQSSRGSASIGNAGASVVGGAGSPVQVQGGMQPRITNPEGQTRQNPSMPFVGGGQQKSLSPSENQESFQDVTSPYSTDRSSFGEPEISNFIHQAEKISPSEMRGATQQDSMGMGGLASRGSQGLSEGMGGLGGLEGAQQLGGQSQMASMEQSPMAGSERFGGAMDAGAVSQEALGQAGLAGGLSESAVSRMTDGSLGGRTGESMQGMQGMQGMQGIQSMQDLQGMQGVASALSTGQGQGGMLSDNGGVSALQGQGMMGASLQGGMQSLMGGGGGGLGGLQAAMGGGGDLGQQQMAFKKSTIARPSDLQRSKTHQRDEASNKHKKRKLQNKLSARKSALPKKHLVRDHKKSVKKSKLVKKQHSKQSRTH, from the exons ATGAACATAAGACTTCTTCTAGCGTGCTTGGCATTATGTTTGTCTCAAGCAG TGCTGTCCGCTCCACTCGATGCCTCTCAGAAGCCTGGGGAGGAGCAAG CAAACCAAACAAGTTCAAAGTCAATAAATCTTGAAGATAAAG TAAAAGAAGCTGTGAAAAAGGCTGAGTTAGATGCTAGTCTAGCTGCTGAAGATGCAGTGCGACATGGACATAAGGCTGAATCAAGAGTTACTAACGACAAAGATTCATCCGAAGAAGCTGAAGGTAGCACGGATCACGTGACTGTGGATAACAAGCCAACCCTGCACACCAGGACGCATGCTTTAG AAAATGAAGACGACGACGAAGGGAATAACAGTAAAAGAGTGAAGGAACATAAAGTGAATCGGAAGCCGAGTAGAAAAATGCTCGGCTTAGGTGGCTTCGGTGATCTCGGAGGAAACAATAATGATTACAAAGAGGACACCAGACTGGAGGATCGTTTAGCCATGGAGGcggaggaagaaaaaaaatatgaaacagGAGAAGGATACGGCGCAGGGGGAGGTGGTGGAGGGGGAGGAACAGGATGGGATGAAGCATCAAAGGGAGTAAACTGGGCAACTAATATACAGAGACAGGATGCTGCAGAG AAACAGAGCATACAGGCCCAGGTCGCCTCTGAAAGCGCTCACGAACTCGATGAGATCCAGCGCGCCATCGCAGCTGAGTCCCAGTCCTCACGCGGTTCAGCTTCAATTGGTAATGCCGGAGCTTCGGTTGTCGGTGGGGCAGGATCACCG GTTCAAGTGCAAGGGGGCATGCAACCTAGAATTACAAATCCAGAGGGACAAACAAGACAGAATCCATCAATGCCATTCGTAGGAGGAGGACAACAAAAAAGCCTAAGTCCATCGGAGAATCAAG AATCGTTTCAAGACGTTACCTCACCTTATTCAACCGATCGATCATCCTTTGGCGAGCCAG AAATCTCTAATTTCATTCACCAAGCAGAAAAAATATCACCAAGTGAAATGAGGGGAGCCACTCAACAAGACAGCATGGGTATGGGTGGTCTTGCTTCTCGAGGAAGTCAAGGATTGAGTGAAGGGATGGGCGGTCTTGGGGGATTAGAAGGAGCACAACAACTGGGTGGTCAGAGCCAAATGGCATCTATGGAACAGTCTCCCATGGCAGGATCAGAGAGGTTTGGAGGGGCTATGGATGCAGGAGCAGTAAGTCAAGAGGCATTGGGACAGGCAGGTCTAGCTGGAGGACTCAGCGAATCGGCGGTAAGCCGCATGACCGATGGATCACTCGGGGGTAGAACTGGAGAGTCCATGCAAGGAATGCAAGGAATGCAAGGAATGCAAGGAATTCAAAGTATGCAAGACCTTCAAGGAATGCAAGGCGTAGCATCAGCGCTCTCAACAGGCCAGGGCCAAGGTGGAATGTTATCTGACAATGGAGGTGTCAGTGCTCTACAGGGGCAAGGAATGATGGGAGCAAGCCTTCAAGGAGGAATGCAAAGTCTTATGggaggtggtggtggtggtctTGGAGGACTTCAGGCTGCCATGGGTGGTGGAGGCGATCTGGGACAGCAACAGATGGCCTTTAAAAAG TCAACAATAGCAAGACCAAGTGACTTGCAG CGTTCAAAGACACATCAGAGAGACGAGGCAAGCAATAAacacaagaaaagaaagttaCAAAACAAATTATCTGCTAGAAAGAGTGCTTTGCCAAAGAAACACCTTGTACGTGACCACAAGAAATCTGTTAAAAAG AGTAAACTGGTGAAGAAGCAACATTCTAAACAATCAAGAACACATTAA
- the LOC138018133 gene encoding secreted protein C-like isoform X3: protein MNIRLLLACLALCLSQAVLSAPLDASQKPGEEQANQTSSKSINLEDKVKEAVKKAELDASLAAEDAVRHGHKAESRVTNDKDSSEEAEGSTDHVTVDNKPTLHTRTHALENEDDDEGNNSKRVKEHKVNRKPSRKMLGLGGFGDLGGNNNDYKEDTRLEDRLAMEAEEEKKYETGEGYGAGGGGGGGGTGWDEASKGVNWATNIQRQDAAEKQSIQAQVASESAHELDEIQRAIAAESQSSRGSASIGNAGASVVGGAGSPVQVQGGMQPRITNPEGQTRQNPSMPFVGGGQQKSLSPSENQEISNFIHQAEKISPSEMRGATQQDSMGMGGLASRGSQGLSEGMGGLGGLEGAQQLGGQSQMASMEQSPMAGSERFGGAMDAGAVSQEALGQAGLAGGLSESAVSRMTDGSLGGRTGESMQGMQGMQGMQGIQSMQDLQGMQGVASALSTGQGQGGMLSDNGGVSALQGQGMMGASLQGGMQSLMGGGGGGLGGLQAAMGGGGDLGQQQMAFKKSTIARPSDLQRSKTHQRDEASNKHKKRKLQNKLSARKSALPKKHLVRDHKKSVKKSKLVKKQHSKQSRTH from the exons ATGAACATAAGACTTCTTCTAGCGTGCTTGGCATTATGTTTGTCTCAAGCAG TGCTGTCCGCTCCACTCGATGCCTCTCAGAAGCCTGGGGAGGAGCAAG CAAACCAAACAAGTTCAAAGTCAATAAATCTTGAAGATAAAG TAAAAGAAGCTGTGAAAAAGGCTGAGTTAGATGCTAGTCTAGCTGCTGAAGATGCAGTGCGACATGGACATAAGGCTGAATCAAGAGTTACTAACGACAAAGATTCATCCGAAGAAGCTGAAGGTAGCACGGATCACGTGACTGTGGATAACAAGCCAACCCTGCACACCAGGACGCATGCTTTAG AAAATGAAGACGACGACGAAGGGAATAACAGTAAAAGAGTGAAGGAACATAAAGTGAATCGGAAGCCGAGTAGAAAAATGCTCGGCTTAGGTGGCTTCGGTGATCTCGGAGGAAACAATAATGATTACAAAGAGGACACCAGACTGGAGGATCGTTTAGCCATGGAGGcggaggaagaaaaaaaatatgaaacagGAGAAGGATACGGCGCAGGGGGAGGTGGTGGAGGGGGAGGAACAGGATGGGATGAAGCATCAAAGGGAGTAAACTGGGCAACTAATATACAGAGACAGGATGCTGCAGAG AAACAGAGCATACAGGCCCAGGTCGCCTCTGAAAGCGCTCACGAACTCGATGAGATCCAGCGCGCCATCGCAGCTGAGTCCCAGTCCTCACGCGGTTCAGCTTCAATTGGTAATGCCGGAGCTTCGGTTGTCGGTGGGGCAGGATCACCG GTTCAAGTGCAAGGGGGCATGCAACCTAGAATTACAAATCCAGAGGGACAAACAAGACAGAATCCATCAATGCCATTCGTAGGAGGAGGACAACAAAAAAGCCTAAGTCCATCGGAGAATCAAG AAATCTCTAATTTCATTCACCAAGCAGAAAAAATATCACCAAGTGAAATGAGGGGAGCCACTCAACAAGACAGCATGGGTATGGGTGGTCTTGCTTCTCGAGGAAGTCAAGGATTGAGTGAAGGGATGGGCGGTCTTGGGGGATTAGAAGGAGCACAACAACTGGGTGGTCAGAGCCAAATGGCATCTATGGAACAGTCTCCCATGGCAGGATCAGAGAGGTTTGGAGGGGCTATGGATGCAGGAGCAGTAAGTCAAGAGGCATTGGGACAGGCAGGTCTAGCTGGAGGACTCAGCGAATCGGCGGTAAGCCGCATGACCGATGGATCACTCGGGGGTAGAACTGGAGAGTCCATGCAAGGAATGCAAGGAATGCAAGGAATGCAAGGAATTCAAAGTATGCAAGACCTTCAAGGAATGCAAGGCGTAGCATCAGCGCTCTCAACAGGCCAGGGCCAAGGTGGAATGTTATCTGACAATGGAGGTGTCAGTGCTCTACAGGGGCAAGGAATGATGGGAGCAAGCCTTCAAGGAGGAATGCAAAGTCTTATGggaggtggtggtggtggtctTGGAGGACTTCAGGCTGCCATGGGTGGTGGAGGCGATCTGGGACAGCAACAGATGGCCTTTAAAAAG TCAACAATAGCAAGACCAAGTGACTTGCAG CGTTCAAAGACACATCAGAGAGACGAGGCAAGCAATAAacacaagaaaagaaagttaCAAAACAAATTATCTGCTAGAAAGAGTGCTTTGCCAAAGAAACACCTTGTACGTGACCACAAGAAATCTGTTAAAAAG AGTAAACTGGTGAAGAAGCAACATTCTAAACAATCAAGAACACATTAA
- the LOC138018133 gene encoding secreted protein C-like isoform X2, with protein sequence MNIRLLLACLALCLSQAVLSAPLDASQKPGEEQANQTSSKSINLEDKVKEAVKKAELDASLAAEDAVRHGHKAESRVTNDKDSSEEAEGSTDHVTVDNKPTLHTRTHALENEDDDEGNNSKRVKEHKVNRKPSRKMLGLGGFGDLGGNNNDYKEDTRLEDRLAMEAEEEKKYETGEGYGAGGGGGGGGTGWDEASKGVNWATNIQRQDAAEKQSIQAQVASESAHELDEIQRAIAAESQSSRGSASIGNAGASVVGGAGSPVQVQGGMQPRITNPEGQTRQNPSMPFVGGGQQKSLSPSENQESFQDVTSPYSTDRSSFGEPEISNFIHQAEKISPSEMRGATQQDSMGMGGLASRGSQGLSEGMGGLGGLEGAQQLGGQSQMASMEQSPMAGSERFGGAMDAGAVSQEALGQAGLAGGLSESAVSRMTDGSLGGRTGESMQGMQGMQGMQGIQSMQDLQGMQGVASALSTGQGQGGMLSDNGGVSALQGQGMMGASLQGGMQSLMGGGGGGLGGLQAAMGGGGDLGQQQMAFKKRSKTHQRDEASNKHKKRKLQNKLSARKSALPKKHLVRDHKKSVKKSKLVKKQHSKQSRTH encoded by the exons ATGAACATAAGACTTCTTCTAGCGTGCTTGGCATTATGTTTGTCTCAAGCAG TGCTGTCCGCTCCACTCGATGCCTCTCAGAAGCCTGGGGAGGAGCAAG CAAACCAAACAAGTTCAAAGTCAATAAATCTTGAAGATAAAG TAAAAGAAGCTGTGAAAAAGGCTGAGTTAGATGCTAGTCTAGCTGCTGAAGATGCAGTGCGACATGGACATAAGGCTGAATCAAGAGTTACTAACGACAAAGATTCATCCGAAGAAGCTGAAGGTAGCACGGATCACGTGACTGTGGATAACAAGCCAACCCTGCACACCAGGACGCATGCTTTAG AAAATGAAGACGACGACGAAGGGAATAACAGTAAAAGAGTGAAGGAACATAAAGTGAATCGGAAGCCGAGTAGAAAAATGCTCGGCTTAGGTGGCTTCGGTGATCTCGGAGGAAACAATAATGATTACAAAGAGGACACCAGACTGGAGGATCGTTTAGCCATGGAGGcggaggaagaaaaaaaatatgaaacagGAGAAGGATACGGCGCAGGGGGAGGTGGTGGAGGGGGAGGAACAGGATGGGATGAAGCATCAAAGGGAGTAAACTGGGCAACTAATATACAGAGACAGGATGCTGCAGAG AAACAGAGCATACAGGCCCAGGTCGCCTCTGAAAGCGCTCACGAACTCGATGAGATCCAGCGCGCCATCGCAGCTGAGTCCCAGTCCTCACGCGGTTCAGCTTCAATTGGTAATGCCGGAGCTTCGGTTGTCGGTGGGGCAGGATCACCG GTTCAAGTGCAAGGGGGCATGCAACCTAGAATTACAAATCCAGAGGGACAAACAAGACAGAATCCATCAATGCCATTCGTAGGAGGAGGACAACAAAAAAGCCTAAGTCCATCGGAGAATCAAG AATCGTTTCAAGACGTTACCTCACCTTATTCAACCGATCGATCATCCTTTGGCGAGCCAG AAATCTCTAATTTCATTCACCAAGCAGAAAAAATATCACCAAGTGAAATGAGGGGAGCCACTCAACAAGACAGCATGGGTATGGGTGGTCTTGCTTCTCGAGGAAGTCAAGGATTGAGTGAAGGGATGGGCGGTCTTGGGGGATTAGAAGGAGCACAACAACTGGGTGGTCAGAGCCAAATGGCATCTATGGAACAGTCTCCCATGGCAGGATCAGAGAGGTTTGGAGGGGCTATGGATGCAGGAGCAGTAAGTCAAGAGGCATTGGGACAGGCAGGTCTAGCTGGAGGACTCAGCGAATCGGCGGTAAGCCGCATGACCGATGGATCACTCGGGGGTAGAACTGGAGAGTCCATGCAAGGAATGCAAGGAATGCAAGGAATGCAAGGAATTCAAAGTATGCAAGACCTTCAAGGAATGCAAGGCGTAGCATCAGCGCTCTCAACAGGCCAGGGCCAAGGTGGAATGTTATCTGACAATGGAGGTGTCAGTGCTCTACAGGGGCAAGGAATGATGGGAGCAAGCCTTCAAGGAGGAATGCAAAGTCTTATGggaggtggtggtggtggtctTGGAGGACTTCAGGCTGCCATGGGTGGTGGAGGCGATCTGGGACAGCAACAGATGGCCTTTAAAAAG CGTTCAAAGACACATCAGAGAGACGAGGCAAGCAATAAacacaagaaaagaaagttaCAAAACAAATTATCTGCTAGAAAGAGTGCTTTGCCAAAGAAACACCTTGTACGTGACCACAAGAAATCTGTTAAAAAG AGTAAACTGGTGAAGAAGCAACATTCTAAACAATCAAGAACACATTAA